In a genomic window of Vigna angularis cultivar LongXiaoDou No.4 chromosome 6, ASM1680809v1, whole genome shotgun sequence:
- the LOC128197534 gene encoding uncharacterized protein LOC128197534 yields the protein MEILAATRNNSGASSFNANHPTEWSLESFLQHHPAKFSGKCLPDEADQWLRDMEIIYNAKRCPDENRLAFTEYLLTGEAGHWWASTRAILTDAQNPITWEVFQSKFYEEYFPDSVRFAKEVEFLQLVQGGMSVSEYTNRFKHLVRFNTMATSEEWQCRKFENGLRSDLKVLISSLCIWSFPAMVERAKVLEKNMVEVERHKNQQQVARGPIVSRGNVNERRTPYARPNQPSNASGSQALVPTEQSGQHGNVTCFQCGGPHYRSSCPQLVGGKHYSRCGRNGHLENECNMGGRAVMRPPNAGRNQSRGGGRAQAIGRVYALTGTEAASSGNLIFGECLLFGK from the coding sequence ATGGAGATTTTAGCGGCAACCAGAAATAATTCGGGAGCGTCCTCTTTCAACGCTAACCATCCTACTGAGTGGAGCTTGGAAAGCTTCCTTCAACATCACCCAGCTAAATTTAGTGGAAAGTGCCTCCCTGACGAGGCAGATCAGTGGTTGCGGGATATGGAGATAATCTACAACGCCAAGAGATGCCCGGACGAGAACAGGTTGGCGTTCACAGAATATCTACTGACCGGGGAAGCAGGCCACTGGTGGGCGAGCACGAGAGCTATCTTAACGGACGCCCAAAATCCCATCACATGGGAAGTATTCCAGAGcaaattttatgaagaatacTTCCCTGACAGCGTCCGTTTTGCAAAGGAGGTGGAATTTCTTCAGCTGGTACAAGGTGGTATGTCTGTCTCGGAGTACACCAATAGATTTAAACACCTTGTCCGTTTCAATACGATGGCCACCAGTGAAGAGTGGCAGTGTAGGAAGTTTGAGAACGGTCTACGGAGTGATCTGAAGGTCTTGATCTCCAGTTTATGCATCTGGTCGTTTCCTGCTATGGTTGAGAGAGCCAAGGTATTAGAGAAGAATATGGTAGAAGTGGAACGACACAAGAATCAACAACAGGTAGCTAGGGGGCCAATCGTATCAAGAGGAAACGTTAATGAGAGGAGAACCccttacgctcgtccaaatcaACCATCTAATGCAAGCGGGTCTCAAGCATTGGTTCCTACCGAACAATCTGGGCAGCACGGAAACGTTACTTGTTtccagtgtggaggaccacactacCGTTCATCATGTCCTCAACTGGTGGGAGGAAAACACTACTCTCGTTGTGGGAGGAATGGGCACTTGGAGAACGAGTGCAACATGGGTGGACGTGCTGTGATGAGGCCACCAAATGCTGGCAGGAATCAGTCGAGAGGTGGTGGTAGAGCCCAAGCTATTGGACGTGTATATGCTCTGACTGGTACGGAGGCAGCAAGCTCAGGTAATCTCATATTCGGTGAATGCTTGCTGTTTGGTaaatga